A genomic window from Colletotrichum destructivum chromosome 7, complete sequence includes:
- a CDS encoding Putative major facilitator superfamily, MFS transporter superfamily — protein MASNGVGGPFKEPSKEVDATQVQASTDTSASSLREQVAQQYGSTDDHIFSDPSVADHWRKVYEKAQYENRHRFDPSYEWSAEDEKKLVRKIDKRIMVWAWVMFCALDLHRRNINRAISDNMLPELGMTTNDFNYGQTIFLLSFLAAELPSGLISKKLGADRWIPSIMVGWSITAGCQAFLSNRAGFYAVKAMLGLLMGGFIPDIVLWLTYFYKSNELPLRLAWFWTALSTVNIVGSLVAAGVLQMRGVAGWAGWRWLFLLEGIATLIIGIFSWGLMPPGPTQTKNWFRGKEGWFTEHEELIMVNRLLRDDPSKGDMHNREAVGPSLLLKAVKDWEQWPLYLIGLTTYIPPSPPNTYLSYILRRLGFSTFQANLLAIPSQFLFAVNLLIISWVSGRVKERAIVSSISNWWIFPWLVALVALPSSASTWIRYAMLTGLLSYPYCHAILVGWNAKNSNAVRTRAVSAALYNMFVQAGNIAASNIYRDDDQPLYRRGNKILLGICCFNIVLFYFVKAFYIWRNKVRDRRWNAMTKEQQEDYVLNTTDEGQQRLDFRFSH, from the exons ATGGCCTCGAACGGAGTCGGGGGCCCTTTCAAGGAGCCGAGCAAAGAGGTCGACGCGACGCAGGTGCAGGCCTCAACGgacacctcggcctcgtcgctgCGGGAGCAGGTCGCCCAGCAGTACGGCTCTACGGACGATCATATCTTCTCGGACCCCAGTGTCGCCGACCACTGGCGCAAGGTGTACGAGAAGGCCCAATACGAGAACCGCCATCGCTTCGACCCAAGTTATGAATggtcggccgaggacgagaagaagctggtcAGAAAG ATCGACAAGAGGATCATGGTGTGGGCTTGG GTCATGTTCTGCGCTCTCGACCTTCACCGACGAAATATCAACCGTGCGATTTCCGACAACATG CTTCCCGAACTAGGAATGACCACGAACGACTTCAACTATGGGCAGACG ATTTTCCTGCTGTCGTTCCTCGCCGCGGAGTTGCCCAGCGGCCTCATCAGCAAAAAATTAGGGGCTGATAGATGGATCCCTTCAATCATGGTAGGCTGGTCCATCACGGCCGGCTGTCAGGCGTTTTTGTCGAATCGCGCTGGGTTCTACGCCGTCAAGGCGATGCTCGGTCTCTTGATGGGCGGCTTCATTCC TGACATCGTCCTTTGGCTCACGTACTTTTACAAGTCCAATGAGCTGCCGCTGAGACTGGCGTGGTTCTGGACCGCGCTGAGCACTGTCAACATTGTGGGATCCCTGGTGGCTGCCGGTGTGCTCCAGATGCGAGGCGTGGCGGGATGGGCTGGATGGAGATGGCT cttcctcctcgagggaATCGCGACCCTAATCATCGGCATCTTTTCGTGGGGACTCATGCCTCCTGGCCCCACGCAGACCAAGAACTGGTTCCGGGGCAAGGAGGGATGGTTTACCGAGCACGAGGAGCTCATCATGGTGAACCGTCTGCTGCGGGACGACCCGAGCAAGGGTGACATGCATAATCG AGAAGCCGTCGGGCCGTCCCTCCTCTTGAAGGCGGTCAAGGACTGGGAGCAGTGGCCTCTGTACCTGATCGGCCTGACCACGTACatcccgccctcgccgccaaaCACGTACCTGTCCTACATCCTGCGGCGTCTGGGCTTCTCGACGTTCCAGGCGAACCTGCTCGCGATCCCCTCGCAGTTCCTCTTCGCTGTCAACCTCTTGATCATCTCGTGGGTGTCCGGACGCGTCAAGGAGCGGGCCATCGTGTCGTCCATCTCGAACTGGTGGATTTTCCCGTGGCTCGTGGCGCTCGtggcgctgccgtcgtcggccagcaCCTGGATAAGGTACGCAATGCTGACGGGCCTCCTGAGCTACCCGTACTGCCACGCGATCCTCGTGGGGTGGAACGCCAAAAACAGCAACGCGGTGCGCACGCGGGCCGTCAGCGCCGCGCTGTACAACATGTTTGTGCAGGCGGGCAACATCGCGGCGTCCAACATCtaccgcgacgacgaccagccGCTGTACCGCCGCGGGAACAAGATCCTGCTGGGTATTTGCTGCTTCAACATTGTGCTTTTCTACTTCGTCAAGGCCTTTTACATCTGGCGCAACAAGGTGCGCGACAGGCGCTGGAACGCCATGaccaaggagcagcaggaggactacgtcctcaacaccaccgaCGAGGGACAACAGAGGCTGGACTTCCGGTTCTCTCACTAA